The nucleotide sequence aagtgcaGGCTCTGCGGAGACTTCCTTGagacctttcagtacttgaaggggtcTTCTGAAAAAGACGGAGAACGTCTCTTtccttgggtagataatgataggacaagggggaatggtcttcaactaaaagaggatagatttagactagacatgaaaaggaaattcttcactgtgagaggatgaggcactggaacaggttgccaagagaagttgtggttaCCCCAGGcgtggaggtgttcaaggccagcctggatggggccttggccaacgtgatctggtgggtggcatccctgcctccGGCAGGGGGCTGGCGTTAGATGATccctaaggtcccttccaaggtgagccattctatgattctatgatgactCCCACTTCACCCTGTATAAATACACGGTTCAAGATCAGGTTGAAAAGTGCCACAAGACCTCCCCTAGTGTTCTGtttttacgtggcaaggttttggtagtgggggctgcaggggtggcctctatGAGAACAATCCAGCAGTTGCCCCATGTTTGATAAGGGCCTCTTTCAGCCATCTacaaagggacctgccgctgcccagtgctgagccaataagcgatgttttttgtgcctctgtgatcCTACACCTTCACAACAAACACTATCACAGAGTCATATATGTAGGACGTCAGTCACTTCTCCGTAGAAGATGCTATGTAGGCACACAGGGGATATGCTCTCTATAAATCCACGCTGACTACTCTCCATCACTTTTCCGTACTTGAGAACACATTCTGGGAGGATTTCCTTCAGAACCTTCCCAGACTCTGACCTCAGGCTGACCAGGCTGCAGTTTCCCAGACATTCCTCCTTCATCTTTTGAACATAAGAGTGGGATGAGTCTCTTCCACTTTTCAGGAACCTCTCCCAGTCGCCGTGACTTTTCAAAGGTAACTGAGAGAGCTATTTATTGAAAACGTATCAGCCACGACACTCAGCATTTGCAGGTGCAGCCTGTCAGGTCCCACGGACTCCTGCATAACCAGCTACACAGCCTCCCCATCATCCTCGTCAACAAGCTCCAGTGGGACAGCCTACAAAACACTCACCTCGGCAGATCAGGGGCTGCACTTGCCATTCCCCAATCCTCGCAATGCAACCATCACCACTGGGGCCCCATGTTCACAGCTACAAGCAGCATAcacacctccagctcccctctAAAACGTCCATATCGTCTGTCTCAACGTTGAACACCACGCACAGAAATAGGATTCCCCCTTGACCCCCACCACAAAGAACAGCCTAAGGGACTCCCACCAAACTGCAGGAGGCCAAAGCCCCGGCTGTCAACATGCTGGCCCCACAAAAGGGAGCGCTACGGAGTCGCCAACGCAACCCTTTGGGAAGCATGGCAGGACTCCCAACGCACTTAGTCCTGTCAGCCCTAAGACAGGCCCGCGACTACAACATCCTGCTATGCAAactcccctcctctgcctcttttGACTGCGGCCCCAAGGACAAGACAGGGAGCCCACTTGCTCCCAGATACACCCTCTACCTACAAGATGACCACCAAGCCACCAATGCAGCACACCAAACAGGAAAGACAAGGGCTAAAAGCAGGCTCGTGAGTTGGGATGAAGGCACGGAGGGAGTGAATGTGATGCAAGTGGTAGCGCATCACGCCCAGCATACCTGAGAAGCCCTGACCAGCCTGCTGGGGATGCCAACAACGGGGGCCCCCTCCTCACAACAGAGCCACCGACCACACCTCAGGAGTGCCAAACCATGACCTCACTGACAACAATGCACTTCTCCCATGTCATGCATGCATCTTCTGCCAGCCCTTTAACGAACCTTCAGGAACTATCCCTTTAATACTCTCACTTGAAATGTTCCGCCACTTCCAACATCctcaacaggaggaaatgaagatgGAGCATCGTGGGGACAACACACCCCACCTCATTACTTGATGGGTTTTGGCATATAAGAGCAGCTCACGCCAAATGCTGTCATGCGCAAAGGCTCTCTCGCCCCGCGGGCACTCAAGGACCAGCATAAAAGCGGCCCTGCGCCTCGCACCCTCACACACTCCTCCCGACGCCTTCTCCTCTGCGCCCCACAAGGTGAGCCtgagccccgctcccctccttcACCTGCCCCACTGGACCCATCTCTCCAGACTCtttctgcccccagcctcaacAGCCCTTCCGCTTCACCACCGCCATACTCCCCAAAGTCCCACCCTAGGCCTCCCCACTCCCttggcctcccccagcaccgctcCTCACGCCCCCAACACCCTCTGACTTCCCAGCACCCTCTCTTCCAGGGACCCTCCGCAccacagacatgtcctgctacgacaTCTGCCGCCCCTGCGGACCCACCCCGCTGGctaacagctgcaacgagccctgtgtcaggcagtgcGAGGACTCCCACGTCGTCATCCAGCCTTCCACCGTGGTGGTCACCCTGCCaggacccatcctcagctccttcccccagaacaccgccGTTGGATCCTCCGCATCAGCTGCCGTGGGCAGCAacctcagctcccagggagtgcccatctcctccggTGGCTTTGGAGGCTTTGGCCTTGGAGgcctgggctgcttctctggcGGAAGGGCCTGCTACCCCTGCTAAGGACCCACACCAACACCCCTGACAGAAGCCTCCAACTCCATGCAAGCCAGCTCTTCGACTGAGGACGCACCTCCGCGCTCTTCATAGCGCACAGGCTCCCCAGCCTCGGCTCTTCTTCTCAGGGCACTCCGCACTCTAGCGGGGAACGGGGCCAGTCCATGCTGCCTGGAAACATGGCTGATGGACAGCCTACTCCTCTCTCACTTCCTTGTTCTCCTTCCACCGTCTTCCATGTCCAGTACTCTCCACTGCAATGGCTTACTCCCAGCTACAAACCCACCCGGCACCTCTCATGTGCTGATTCTATTGCAGTGCACGAAGACCTTGGGGCTCTGCGAAAACCTGCTGTACCATGGGACACAGGCTGATGGTTGCACTACTTGCACCACAGAACAGGTCCCTTCTACTCTGCAAGTGTttgcactctttttttccacaataaagTTCTCATGCATGTCAGCCTGTGatgtctcctcttcctttctgctcccaACACTCCTTCAACTTCACTCAACATtaagcagggctcagcaggccGGCAGGGCCCAAGCCTGTtgctgttcaggaagcagctagACAGCACTCTTACATGTACCCTGGTTTTTAAACAAGAGGAGTCACAGATTTGATGGACAGACCACTTAGCAGACAACTAATTGGCTGGATGAGCACATTCAAGGAGTAGCGGCCAACACTTTGATGCCCAGGTAGATAAAATGGAGGAGTGCTTTctctcaggggtctgtcctgggacctgTGTTATCTCACCTCCTTGCCCCTGACATACACAGTGGGATGGAGCGggccctcagcaagtttgcacaTGGCACCAAGCTCTGTGGGGGGGCCGACACCTTAGAGGAAAGGGATGCCATCTGgaaggaccttgacaggcttgacaGGTGGGCCCAAGCAAACCTCAAggagttcaacaaggccgaatgcaaagtcctgcatttGGGTCGAGACAATCCCCAACATCAATACAGCCTGAGCAACgagtggattgagagcagccccacagagaatGACTTGGGGGTATTGGTGGAGAAACATCTCAATGTGAGCCAGCGATGTACACTCGcggcccagaaagccagccatcTCCAGGGCTGCACCAATAGAAGTCAGCACGCACTGAACTACTCTCTTTCCCATTGGGATTTTCTGGACACCACCCCTGACAGACACCATCAAGACACTTCAATCAACGTCATAGAATGACGGTTGCGCCTCTGAGATGAGGCTGGATCTTGGGCTCACCAAATCCCCAACCATGGCTCTTTCTCAAAGAGACCCGTACTTCCTCAGCTTCTGAATGGCCATGTCATTGGAGCAATCATCAAAGCCTTTACTAAAGGCAAGGTAAGCAACAATTCCTGCTCTTCCCTTGTCCACCCAGCACGTCACTTCAACGTAGAAGACACTGAGAAGGCTCAAGTATGATCTGCTCTTTGTAGATCCATGCTGACTAGTCCCCATCTCTTTCTTACCGTTCATGGGCTTGTCAATGCTTTGCAGgaggatttctttcaaaacattccCAGCGACGGATGACAGAGTGACCAGCCTGCAGTTTCCCAGaccttccttctccatcttgtTGAACATCAGAGTGGGATGAGTCTATTCCAGTCTTCAGGAACCCAGTCACCAAGaactttcaaagaaagctgaatGTAGCCTTGTGAAGATTTCAGCCAGGACTCTCAGCATATGTGGGTGCAACCTGATAGGTCCTGTGCACTTAAGCACATCCAGTGGCACAGCCTCCCCGTCTTCCTCAGCAACACGCACCACTCACCTGTTGGACAGCCTGCAAAACACTCACCTTGGCTAAGCAGTGGAAGGCCTTGACATTCGCCCACACTTTGGAGTTGCAGACCACATGCCTCCAGTTCCGTCTGAAATGTCCAAATCGCCTTTCAGAAAATCAAACACTGGGCAGAGAAATAGGTTTCTCCCTTGACACAAATGCCAAATATCACCCCCAATAACACAATGGCTCCCAGCTGGCCCTTTCTGACAGTACCTCTTGTCCTCCGCCTTTCATGAATCTCAGAGCCGCTCACGGACCTCCCCACCCAGCCCAAAACGTCCCATCAAGCAGAGCGTCAAGGCTTGAGTTTTCTGGTGGCCTTGGCTTTGGAGGAAAGGCGAGGAAGCCTACGGTGTCAGGAAACATGGCCAGTGTAGGACCTACTCATCTCTCATTCCTTCTTTTCATAGCACCCTCTTCTATGCCCGATACGCTCCACTGCAATGATTTCCTCACAGCCACAGAGCCCAGTGTGGCTGGGCCACACCACATAAATGCCATGCAAAGACCTCACTCATGACACCACACCTCAGCCAGCCTTTGGCCACATCATCTACCTGCCCTGCCATGCACCTTTCACAGAAATGCTCCAGCCTCTAATACTCTCACTTTGAAGGTGCCACCAGGACCCAACACCATGTCctcaacaggaggaaatgaaaaggtCGAGTTGTGGGAAGGACACCACACCCCACCTCATTACTTGCCAGGCTTTGGCATGCAAGAGCAGCTCACGCCAAATGCTGTCATGCGCAAAGGCTCTCTCGCCCCGCGGGCACTCAAGGACCAGCATAAAAGTCGGCCCTGCGCCTCTCACACTCACAAACTCCTCCCGATGCCTTCTCCCCTGCGCCCAACAAGGTGAGCCTGAACCCCACCCCCTTCCTTCACCCGCCCCAACAGGCCTAGCTCTCCATAcgccctctgcccccagcctcagcagccctTCCGCCTCCCCACTGCCATGCTCCGCAAAACCCCAGGCCTCCCCACTCCCTTggcttcccccagcactgcttCTCGTGCCCCCAACACCCTCCGACTTCCCAACACCCTCTCTTCCAGGGACCCTCCGCAccacagacatgtcctgctacgacaTCTGCCGCCCCTGCGGACCCACCCCGCTGGctaacagctgcaacgagccctgtgtcaggcagtgcGAGGACTCCCACGTCGCCATCCAGCCTTCCACCGTGGTGGTCACCCTGCCaggacccatcctcagctccttcccccagaacaccgccGTTGGATCCTCCGCATCAGCTGCCGTGGGCAGCAacctcagctcccagggagtgcccatctcctctggAGGCTTTGGAGGATGGGGCCTTGGAGGCTGGGGCCTTGGAGgcctgggctgcttctctggcAGAAGAGCCTGCTACCCCTGCTAAGGACCCACGCCAGCACCCCTGACAGCAGCTAACAATGCCCTGCAAGCCACTTCATGGACTGAGGATGCTCTCATCTCCGTGCTCTGGGAATAGCTCCCACACAAAATGCATAGCTGCTGATGGTCACTCTGCTTGCACCTCTGACCACGGCCCTTCTCTTTGTGCTCCTTCCTTTTCATGAGTCTTCCTCAATAAAGTTCTAATGCATGCCAGCCTGACACTCCTCCTTTCTTCACTCAACGCTCTTCagccaaagggacctggacaggctgcaGAAGCGGGCTCATGTGAACCACATGAgcttcaacaagtccaagttcaaggtgttgcacctgggtcggggcaatcccagtcaggaggacagactgggagaagaactcattgagagcagccctgcagagatggACTTGGGTTGTTCCGGTGGACCAAAGGCTCGACAGGACCCAGCAGTGcacgcctgcagcccagaaagccacctgcaccctgggctgcttcaacagaggtgtgaccagcaggtcgagggacgtgattgtccccctctgctctgtcctcgTGAGGCACCACCTTGAGCGCCTCCCCTATGAAAGAAGGCTCAGAGAGCTcaggatgttcagcctggagaagtgcaGGCTCTGCGGAGACTTCCTTGagacctttcagtacttgaaggggtcTTCTGAAAAAGACGGAGAACGTCTCTTtccttgggtagataatgataggacaagggggaatggtcttcaactaaaagaggatagatttagactagacatgaaaaggaaattcttcactgtgagaggatgaggcactggaacaggttgccaagagaagttgtggttaCCCCAGGcgtggaggtgttcaaggccagcctggatggggccttggccaacgtgatctggtgggtggcgtccctgcctcCGGCAGGGGGCTGGCGTTAGATGATccctaaggtcccttccaaggtgagccattctatgattctatgatgactCCCACTTCACCCTGTATATACACGGTTCAAGATCAGGTTGAAAAGTGCCACAAGACCTCCCCTAGTGTTCTGtttttacgtggcaaggttttggtagtgggggctgcaggggtggcctctatGAGAACAATCCAGCAGTTGCCCCATGTTTGATAAGGGCCTCTTTCAGCCATCTacaaagggacctgccgctgcccagtgctgagccaataagcgatgttttttgtgcctctgtgatcCTACACCTTCACAACAAACACTATCACAGAGTCATATATGTAGGACGTCAGTCACTTCTCCGTAGAAGATGCTATGTAGGCACACAGGGGATATGCTCTCTATAAATCCACGCTGACTACTCTCCATCACTTTTCCGTACTTGAGAACACATTCTGGGAGGATTTCCTTCAGAACCTTCCCAGACTCTGACCTCAGGCTGACCAGGCTGCAGTTTCCCAGACATTCCTCCTTCATCTTTTGAACATAAGAGTGGGATGAGTCTCTTCCACTTTTCAGGAACCTCTCCCAGTCGCCGTGACTTTTCAAAGGTAACTGAGAGAGCTATTTATTGAAAACGTATCAGCCACGACACTCAGCATTTGCAGGTGCAGCCTGTCAGGTCCCACGGACTCCTGCATAACCAGCTACACAGCCTCCCCATCATCCTCGTCAACAAGCTCCAGTGGGACAGCCTACAAAACACTCACCTCGGCAGATCAGGGGCTGCACTTGCCATTCCCCAATCCTCGCAATGCAACCATCACCACTGGGGCCCCATGTTCACAGCTACAAGCAGCATAcacacctccagctcccctctAAAACGTCCATATCGTCTGTCTCAACGTTGAACACCACGCACAGAAATAGGATTCCCCCTTGACCCCCACCACAAAGAACAGCCTAAGGGACTCCCACCAAACTGCAGGAGGCCAAAGCCCCGGCTGTCAACATGCTGGCCCCACAAAAGGGAGCGCTACGGAGTCGCCAACGCAACCCTTTGGGAAGCATGGCAGGACTCCCAACGCACTTAGTCCTGTCAGCCCTAAGACAGGCCCGCGACTACAACATCCTGCTATGCAAactcccctcctctgcctcttttGACTGCGGCCCCAAGGACAAGACAGGGAGCCCACTTGCTCCCAGATACACCCTCTACCTACAAGATGACCACCAAGCCACCAATGCAGCACACCAAACAGGAAAGACAAGGGCTAAAAGCAGGCTCGTGAGTTGGGATGAAGGCACGGAGGGAGTGAATGTGATGCAAGTGGTAGCGCATCACGCCCAGCATACCTGAGAAGCCCTGACCAGCCTGCTGGGGATGCCAACAACGGGGGCCCCCTCCTCACAACAGAGCCACCGACCACACCTCAGGAGTGCCAAACCATGACCTCACTGACAACAATGCACTTCTCCCATGTCATGCATGCATCTTCTGCCAGCCCTTTAACGAACCTTCAGGAACTATCCCTTTAATACTCTCACTTGAAATGTTCCGCCACTTCCAACATCctcaacaggaggaaatgaagatgGAGCATTGTGGGGACAACACACCCCACCTCATTACTTGATGGGTTTTGGCATATAAGAGCAGCTCACGCCAAATGCTGTCATGCGCAAAGGCTCTCTCGCCCCGCGGGCACTCAAGGACCAGCATAAAAGCGGCCCTGCACCTCGCACCCTCACACACTCCTCCCGACGCCTTCTCCTCTGCGCCCCACAAGGTGAGCCtgagccccgctcccctccttcACCTGCCCCACTGGACCCATCTCTCCAGACTCtttctgcccccagcctcaacAGCCCTTCCGCTTCACCACCGCCATACTCCCCAAAGTCCCACCCTAGGCCTCCCCACTCCCttggcctcccccagcaccgctcCTCACGCCCCCAACACCCTCTGACTTCCCAGCACCCTCTCTTCCAGGGACCCTCCGCAccacagacatgtcctgctacgacaTCTGCCGCCCCTGCGGACCCACCCCGCTGGctaacagctgcaacgagccctgtgtcaggcagtgcGAGGACTCCCACGTCGCCATCCAGCCTCCCACCGTGGTGGTCACCCTGCCaggacccatcctcagctccttcccccagaacaccgccGTTGGATCCTCCGCATCAGCTGCCGTGGGCAGCAacctcagctcccagggagtgcccatctcctccggTGGCTTTGGAGGCTTTGGTCTTGGAGgcctgggctgcttctctggcGGAAGGGCCTGCTACCCCTGCTAAGGACCCACACCAACACCCCTGACAGAAGCCTCCAACTCCATGCAAGCCAGCTCTTCGACTGAGGACGCACCTCCGCGCTCTTCATAGCGCACAGGCTCCCCAGCCTCGGCTCTTCTTCTCAGGGCACTCCGCACTCTAGCAGGGAACGGGGCCAGTCCATGCTGCCTGGAAACATGGCTGATGGACAGCCTACTCCTCTCTCACTTCCTTGTTCTCCTTCCACCGTCTTCCATGTCCAGTACTCTCCACTGCAATGGCTTACTCCCAGCTACAAACCCACCCGGCACCTCTCATGTGCTGATTCTATTGCAGTGCACGAAGACCTTGGGGCTCTGCGAAAACCTGCTGTACCATGGGACACAGGCTGATGGTTGCACTACTTGCACCACAGAACAGGTCCCTTCTACTCTGCAAGTGTttgcactctttttttccacaataaagTTCTCGTGCATGTCAGCCTGTGatgtctcctcttcctttctgctcccaACACTCCTTCAACTTCACTCAACATtaagcagggctcagcaggccGGCAGGGCCCAAGCCTGTtgctgttcaggaagcagctagACAGCACTCTTACATGTACCCTGGTTTTTAAACAAGAGGAGTCACAGATTTGATGGACAGACCACTTAGCAGACAACTAATTGGCTGGATGAGCACATTCAAGGAGTAGCGGCCAACACTTCGATGCCCAGGTAGATAAAATGGAGGAGTGCTTTctctcaggggtctgtcctgggacctgTGTTATCTCACCTCCTTGCCCCTGACATACACAGTGGGATGGAGCGggccctcagcaagtttgcacaTGGCACCAAGCTCTGTGGGGGGGCCGACACCTTAGAGGAAAGGGATGCCATCTGgaaggaccttgacaggcttgacaGGTGGGCCCAAGCAAACCTCAAggagttcaacaaggccgaatgcaaagtcctgcatttGGGTCGAGACAATCCCCAACATCAATACAGCCTGAGCAACgagtggattgagagcagccccacagagaatGACTTGGGGGTATTGGTGGAGAAACATCTCAATGTGAGCCAGCGATGTACACTCGcggcccagaaagccagccatcTCCAGGGCTGCACCAATAGAAGTCAGCACGCACTGAACTACTCTCTTTCCCATTGGGATTTTCTGGACACCACCCCTGACAGATACCATCAAGACACTTCAATCAACGTCATAGAATGACGGTTGCGCCTCTGAGATGAGGCTGGATCTTGGGCTCACCAAATCCCCAACCATGGCTCTTTCTCAAAGAGACCCGTACTTCCTCAGCTTCTGAATGGCCATGTCATTGGAGCAATCATCAAAGCCTTTACTAAAGGCAAGGTAAGCAACAATTCCTGCTCTCCCCTTGTCCACCCAGCACGTCACTTCAACGTAGAAGACACTGAGAAGGCTCAAGTATGATCTGCTCTTTGTAGATCCATGCTGACTAGTCCCCATCTCTTTCTTACCGTTCATGGGTTTGTCAATGCTTTGCAGgaggatttctttcaaaacattccCAGCGACGGATGACAGAGTGACCAGCCTGCAGTTTC is from Anser cygnoides isolate HZ-2024a breed goose chromosome 2, Taihu_goose_T2T_genome, whole genome shotgun sequence and encodes:
- the LOC136789968 gene encoding feather keratin 1-like, with protein sequence MRKGSLAPRALKDQHKSGPAPRTLTHSSRRLLLCAPQGTLRTTDMSCYDICRPCGPTPLANSCNEPCVRQCEDSHVVIQPSTVVVTLPGPILSSFPQNTAVGSSASAAVGSNLSSQGVPISSGGFGGFGLGGLGCFSGGRACYPC
- the LOC136789970 gene encoding feather keratin 1-like — protein: MSCYDICRPCGPTPLANSCNEPCVRQCEDSHVAIQPPTVVVTLPGPILSSFPQNTAVGSSASAAVGSNLSSQGVPISSGGFGGFGLGGLGCFSGGRACYPC